AGCTTTACCGATGAGGCCGCTGTATATGACAGACACAACAAGCCTTGCAAAGCTTCGGATCGATCCCCGCGGCGTCGCCTGGCTGACGCTCGACAAGCCCGACGTGCATAACGCCTTCGACGACGCGCTGATCGGCGAGCTCAACGCCCACCTCGACCAACTGCATGACGCCGCCGAGCGCGACGAGGTGCGCATCATCGTGCTGGGCTCGGAGGGCAAGCATTTCTCGGCCGGCGCCGATCTCAACTGGATGAAGCGCATGGTCGACTACGGCCTCGACGCCAATCTTGCGGATTCGCGCCAGTTGTCACGGCTGATGCAGCGGCTCGACAGTCTGCCCTGCCCTACGGTCTGCCGGGTGCAGGGCGCGGCCTACGGCGGCGCGGTGGGTCTGGCGGCGTGCTGCGACCTGGTGATCGCCTCCGAGGCGGCGCGCTTCTGCCTCTCCGAGGTCAAGATCGGCCTGTCGCCGGCGGTGATCAGCCCCTACGTGCAGCGCGCCATCGGCAGCCGCCAGATGCGCCGCTTCGCGCTGACCGCCGAGGTCATCGACGTGACCACCGCCCAGGTGCTCGGCCTGGTGCATGAAGTGACCGACAAGCACGAGCTCGACGAGCGGGTGGCTATCTATGTCGACACCCTGCTCACCGCCTCGCCCCAGGCCAGCCGCGCCACCAAGGCGCTGCTCGCCGAGGTCGCCCGCGAGCCCGATTCCGACGCCATCCGCGAGCGCTGCTGTCGCACCATCAGCGAGTTGCGCGTCAGCGACGAAGGCCAGGAGGGCCTGACCGCCTTCTTCGACAAGCGCGCCCCCGCCTGGCAGCGCGACAGCGACGCTAGCCATGACAAGGAGCCGCGCTCATGAGCCTGGCCAACGCACCGCGACCGCTCAACAAGCTGCTGATCGCCAATCGCGGCGAGATCGCCTGCCGGGTGATCCGCACCGCGCGCCGCCTGGGGCTTGCCAGCGTGGCGGTGCATTCCGATGCCGACGCCCTGGCGCGTCACGTGCGCGAAGCCGACGAAGCAATACGCATCGGCCCCGCCGCCACCCGCGACAGCTACCTGAACGTCGCGGCGGTGATCGAGGCCGCCCGGCAAAGCGGCGCCGATGCCATCCACCCGGGCTACGGCTTCCTCGCCGAGAACGCCGACTTCGTCGCCGCCTGCGAGATGGCCGGCATCGTCTTCGTCGGCCCGCCGGCCAGCGCCATCGCCGCGATGGGCGACAAGTCCGCCGCCAAGGCGCGCATGGACACCGCCGGCGTGCCGCTGGTGCCGGGTTATCACGGCGACGACCAGACGGACGAGCATTTGCAGGCCGAG
The genomic region above belongs to Halomonas zincidurans B6 and contains:
- a CDS encoding enoyl-CoA hydratase-related protein, producing the protein MTDTTSLAKLRIDPRGVAWLTLDKPDVHNAFDDALIGELNAHLDQLHDAAERDEVRIIVLGSEGKHFSAGADLNWMKRMVDYGLDANLADSRQLSRLMQRLDSLPCPTVCRVQGAAYGGAVGLAACCDLVIASEAARFCLSEVKIGLSPAVISPYVQRAIGSRQMRRFALTAEVIDVTTAQVLGLVHEVTDKHELDERVAIYVDTLLTASPQASRATKALLAEVAREPDSDAIRERCCRTISELRVSDEGQEGLTAFFDKRAPAWQRDSDASHDKEPRS